One Chloroflexota bacterium genomic region harbors:
- a CDS encoding LLM class flavin-dependent oxidoreductase: MPRVPVSVGLFPIEPPRRMVALAQLAEELGFSCAWVGDSQMIWREAYVVLGAMAQATTRIELATGVTNPVTRHSAVTAAAMETLHELTGGRVRLGIGLGDSSVETLGARPARLGDLEAAVRDIRALIAGETIDPGAVPLRLTYASPGARVPAYLAVSGPRIHRLAGRLGDGAIILVGVDTSFLEASRTELEHGAAEVGRDLKADGFKTVCWTPCSIAEDGHQARVAVKAHVARVLKRDLPFPLSPKDMAIVHEIRSRYEYYEHMVVGTAHGDIVPDELVEKFAVAGTPAEAREQMERLAATGLVDEIAIIPHAHDPADRERILRIVAETL, from the coding sequence GTGCCCCGCGTTCCGGTGAGCGTTGGACTCTTCCCGATCGAGCCTCCACGGCGCATGGTGGCTCTGGCGCAGCTAGCGGAGGAGCTGGGCTTTTCGTGCGCCTGGGTCGGCGATTCGCAGATGATCTGGCGCGAAGCCTACGTCGTGCTGGGCGCGATGGCGCAGGCGACGACGCGAATCGAGCTGGCGACCGGGGTGACCAACCCGGTCACTCGCCACTCCGCGGTCACGGCGGCCGCAATGGAAACGCTCCACGAGTTGACCGGCGGGCGGGTACGGCTGGGCATCGGCCTCGGCGACAGCTCCGTCGAGACGCTCGGCGCGCGGCCGGCCCGGCTCGGCGATCTGGAGGCGGCCGTTCGCGACATCCGGGCGCTCATTGCAGGCGAGACCATCGACCCCGGCGCGGTGCCGCTACGTCTCACGTATGCGAGCCCCGGCGCCCGCGTGCCAGCCTATCTGGCGGTCAGCGGTCCCCGGATTCACCGGCTCGCGGGCAGGCTTGGCGATGGCGCGATCATCCTCGTGGGCGTGGATACGTCGTTCCTGGAGGCGTCACGGACGGAGCTCGAGCACGGCGCGGCGGAAGTCGGACGGGACCTCAAGGCTGACGGGTTCAAGACCGTCTGCTGGACGCCGTGCTCGATCGCCGAGGACGGCCACCAGGCGAGGGTGGCGGTCAAGGCGCACGTCGCGCGCGTCCTGAAGCGGGATCTGCCGTTTCCTCTCAGCCCGAAGGATATGGCGATCGTCCACGAGATCCGCAGCCGCTACGAGTACTACGAGCACATGGTGGTGGGCACGGCCCATGGCGACATCGTGCCCGACGAGCTGGTCGAGAAATTCGCAGTTGCCGGCACCCCGGCCGAGGCCCGAGAGCAGATGGAGCGACTGGCGGCCACGGGGCTCGTGGACGAGATCGCGATCATCCCCCACGCCCACGACCCTGCCGACCGCGAGCGCATTCTCCGAATCGTCGCAGAAACGCTCTGA
- a CDS encoding UbiD family decarboxylase yields MTDVSDLRGYVAMLEAMGEVRHFEGVDLHLEVGALTERAAEEEGPALLFDRFPAFPPGYRVVSNVFRTCKRTGPAMGIAPELRGIEYLYAWRKKLAGYRPVPVQYEEGGPVLQNQMADDAVDLFAFPTPTWHELDGGPYLGTGCGVITQNPETGQVNIGTYRVMIQDKHTVSVKMNMGKHGRLAFERARANGKPLPIAITIGQAPAIFLAAQMPLPPDVNEFEFAGYLQGAPVAVIRGPATGLPIPANAELVLEGELPPLRDDEMPREGPFGEWPGYFTDANVGETPIMLVRRVYFRDDPIILGAPPLKPPASYLPIPLGAATLWEQLEKAGIPDVKGVWGFVYGGQPGPFTVIAINQRYAGHSKQALLVAAGARAGAYGGKFVVVVDDDVDITNPADVIWAIATRCHVREGLDIVKSVWASVTEPALPPEERSPRGYASDRVLIDACRPFKWIDQFPAVNAFPKDFKDKIAQKWEL; encoded by the coding sequence ATGACGGACGTGAGCGACCTGCGGGGCTATGTCGCAATGCTGGAAGCGATGGGCGAGGTCCGTCATTTTGAAGGGGTGGACCTGCACCTGGAGGTGGGGGCGCTCACGGAGCGCGCGGCAGAAGAAGAGGGGCCGGCGCTTCTGTTCGATCGCTTCCCCGCGTTCCCCCCGGGCTATCGCGTTGTGTCAAACGTGTTCCGGACCTGCAAACGGACCGGCCCGGCCATGGGCATCGCGCCCGAGCTGCGCGGCATCGAATATCTCTACGCCTGGCGCAAGAAGCTCGCGGGGTATCGGCCAGTACCCGTTCAGTACGAGGAAGGCGGGCCCGTTCTCCAGAATCAGATGGCCGATGACGCGGTCGACCTCTTCGCGTTCCCGACGCCCACCTGGCACGAGCTGGATGGCGGGCCGTATCTCGGAACCGGCTGCGGGGTCATCACGCAGAATCCGGAAACCGGTCAGGTCAACATCGGCACGTACCGGGTCATGATCCAGGACAAACACACCGTCTCCGTGAAGATGAACATGGGCAAGCATGGGCGCCTTGCGTTCGAGCGGGCGCGCGCCAACGGCAAGCCGCTGCCCATCGCCATCACCATCGGGCAGGCCCCGGCGATCTTCCTCGCAGCGCAGATGCCGCTCCCGCCCGACGTGAACGAGTTCGAGTTCGCCGGCTACCTCCAGGGAGCGCCGGTCGCAGTGATTCGCGGGCCCGCGACCGGCTTGCCGATCCCCGCCAACGCCGAGCTGGTCCTGGAAGGGGAGCTGCCGCCCCTCCGCGATGACGAGATGCCCAGAGAGGGGCCATTCGGCGAGTGGCCCGGGTACTTCACCGACGCGAACGTGGGCGAGACGCCGATCATGCTGGTGAGGCGCGTGTACTTCCGGGACGATCCGATCATCCTAGGCGCGCCGCCCCTCAAGCCGCCGGCCAGCTACCTGCCGATACCTCTCGGCGCGGCGACGCTGTGGGAGCAGCTGGAAAAGGCCGGAATCCCGGACGTCAAGGGCGTCTGGGGGTTTGTCTATGGAGGACAGCCCGGACCCTTCACGGTCATCGCCATCAACCAGCGGTATGCGGGCCACTCCAAACAGGCGCTCCTCGTCGCCGCCGGGGCGCGCGCCGGGGCGTACGGCGGGAAGTTCGTCGTGGTGGTGGACGACGACGTCGACATCACCAATCCGGCGGATGTGATCTGGGCCATCGCGACGCGCTGCCACGTCCGGGAAGGGCTCGACATCGTGAAGAGCGTCTGGGCCTCGGTGACCGAGCCGGCGCTTCCACCCGAAGAGCGATCGCCACGCGGCTACGCGTCGGACCGCGTGCTGATCGACGCGTGTCGCCCCTTTAAGTGGATCGATCAGTTTCCGGCCGTCAACGCGTTCCCGAAGGACTTTAAGGACAAGATCGCGCAGAAGTGGGAGCTGTAG